One region of Bosea sp. 29B genomic DNA includes:
- a CDS encoding cytochrome c biogenesis protein DipZ, which yields MMNFALAYLAGILTIASPCILPVLPFVLTRTGQPFRTGTLPMLLGMALAFAGVASLAAVAGNWAIALNSHGRTVALGLVALFGLALLFPALAARLAAPLTALGEKLTRVAGTAGRTDLRPVSSALLGIATGLLWTPCAGPVLGLILAGAALGGPGLTTALLLFAYAAGAATALAAVLLLGNRLLAWARRPAALLEPVRRGLGLAVVASSVAIAFGIDTSVLTRLSAPTTAALEQRLLDITMPAAPSLVTTAQAQPAAKPLFGAKQWLDREPLTAESVRGKVVLVNFWTYSCINCLRSLPYVRAWAEKYRDRGLVVVGVHTPEFAFEKDPANVRKAVAALGVTYPVALDNDYAVWRAFGNQAWPARYFIDTQGRTRHHEFGEGDYAASERLIQSLLAEAGSTVEPGIAKVSAEGAQGAPDFANLRSPETYLGHARTNGFASPGGIRADDPVTYEAATSPRLNQWSLSGSWTVAGEFATSQQAGGRINHRFHARDLHLVMGRLPGSPPVRFRVTIDGAAPGNAHGADIDAEGYGTIADERLYQLVRQDGQVKPRDFSIEFLDPGARAYAFTFG from the coding sequence ATGATGAACTTCGCCCTCGCCTATCTCGCCGGCATCCTGACCATCGCCAGCCCCTGCATCCTGCCGGTCCTGCCCTTCGTGCTGACACGGACCGGCCAGCCGTTCCGGACCGGCACCTTGCCGATGCTGCTCGGCATGGCGTTGGCTTTCGCGGGAGTCGCGAGCCTTGCCGCCGTCGCCGGCAACTGGGCAATCGCGCTCAACAGCCATGGCCGCACCGTCGCGCTCGGCCTCGTCGCCCTGTTCGGGCTGGCCCTGCTGTTCCCGGCATTGGCGGCACGCCTCGCCGCGCCGTTGACCGCGCTCGGTGAGAAGCTGACGCGCGTAGCAGGAACGGCCGGCCGCACCGATCTGCGGCCGGTCTCCTCGGCTTTGCTCGGCATCGCCACGGGCCTGTTGTGGACGCCGTGCGCCGGGCCGGTGCTCGGCCTGATCCTCGCCGGCGCCGCTCTCGGCGGGCCGGGCCTGACCACCGCGCTCCTGCTCTTCGCCTATGCCGCCGGCGCGGCGACGGCGCTGGCTGCCGTTCTCCTGCTGGGCAATCGGCTGCTGGCGTGGGCCCGGCGCCCCGCCGCTCTCCTCGAACCCGTGAGGCGCGGCCTTGGTCTCGCCGTGGTCGCAAGCAGTGTCGCAATCGCCTTCGGCATCGACACCAGCGTCCTCACCCGCCTGTCGGCGCCGACCACGGCTGCGCTTGAGCAACGCCTCCTCGATATCACCATGCCGGCTGCCCCGAGCCTTGTCACAACCGCACAGGCGCAGCCGGCTGCCAAGCCGCTGTTCGGCGCCAAGCAATGGCTCGACCGCGAGCCGCTCACCGCCGAGAGCGTGCGCGGCAAGGTCGTGCTGGTGAATTTCTGGACCTATTCCTGCATCAACTGCCTGCGCTCGCTGCCCTACGTCCGGGCCTGGGCCGAGAAGTACCGGGATCGCGGCCTCGTCGTGGTCGGCGTGCACACGCCGGAATTCGCCTTCGAGAAGGACCCCGCCAATGTCCGCAAGGCGGTTGCGGCACTCGGCGTGACCTATCCGGTCGCGCTCGACAACGACTATGCGGTCTGGCGCGCCTTCGGCAACCAGGCCTGGCCTGCCCGCTACTTCATCGACACGCAGGGCCGCACCCGCCATCACGAGTTCGGCGAAGGCGACTACGCCGCCTCCGAGCGGCTGATCCAGTCGCTGCTCGCCGAGGCCGGCAGCACGGTCGAGCCCGGAATCGCCAAGGTCTCGGCCGAGGGCGCGCAAGGAGCGCCCGACTTCGCCAATCTGCGCTCGCCGGAGACCTATCTCGGCCATGCCCGCACGAACGGCTTCGCCTCGCCCGGCGGCATCCGGGCCGATGATCCAGTGACCTACGAGGCCGCCACCTCGCCTCGCCTCAACCAGTGGAGCCTGTCTGGCAGCTGGACCGTCGCCGGCGAGTTCGCCACGTCGCAGCAGGCCGGTGGGCGGATCAATCATCGCTTCCATGCCCGCGACCTGCATCTGGTGATGGGCCGCTTGCCCGGCAGCCCGCCGGTCCGCTTCCGCGTCACCATCGACGGCGCCGCACCCGGCAACGCCCATGGCGCCGATATCGACGCCGAGGGCTACGGCACGATCGCTGACGAGCGGCTCTACCAGCTGGTCCGCCAGGACGGGCAGGTGAAGCCTCGCGACTTCAGCATCGAGTTCCTCGATCCCGGCGCGCGCGCCTACGCCTTCACCTTCGGCTGA
- a CDS encoding MarR family transcriptional regulator, which produces MAGETGRAEQQGEADRLPGLDEFLCFAVYSTNLAFNRVYKPLLDELRLTYPQYIALVALYETADQTVGQLGEKLFLDSSTLTPLLKRLEAMGAVTRQRDPRDERQVRINLTAQGRALRERGRAVRLSMQRATGLAPDEQRHLREEMVRLRANLTAAEYERRS; this is translated from the coding sequence ATGGCTGGTGAGACAGGACGGGCGGAGCAGCAGGGCGAGGCCGACAGGCTGCCGGGGCTCGACGAATTCCTCTGCTTTGCGGTCTATTCGACCAATCTCGCCTTCAACCGCGTCTACAAGCCGTTGCTCGACGAACTCCGGCTGACCTATCCGCAATATATTGCGTTGGTCGCCCTTTATGAGACGGCGGATCAGACCGTCGGCCAGCTCGGCGAAAAGCTCTTCCTCGATTCCAGCACATTGACGCCGCTGCTGAAGCGGCTGGAGGCGATGGGCGCGGTGACGCGCCAACGCGACCCGCGGGACGAGCGACAGGTCCGCATTAATCTGACGGCGCAGGGCCGCGCGCTTCGCGAGCGGGGCAGGGCGGTCCGGCTCAGCATGCAGCGCGCGACGGGCCTTGCTCCTGATGAGCAGCGCCATCTGCGCGAAGAGATGGTTCGGCTGCGGGCAAATCTCACCGCGGCCGAATATGAACGCCGCTCCTGA
- a CDS encoding LLM class flavin-dependent oxidoreductase, producing MFPLSILDLAFIAEGSTAADALHNSRDLARHAERLGYTRFWLAEHHNMTGIASAATSVAIGYVAEGTKSIRVGAGGIMLPNHSPIVIAEQFGTLETLYPGRIDLGLGRAPGTDQRTWRALRREADASERFPQDVLELQALLGPLQPDQVIQAVPGTNTNVPLWILGSSLFGSQLAAVLGLPYAFASHFSPDALMDALAVYRERFQSSTQLDRPYAMVGCNVVVAETDAEAHHLFTSVQQRFADMLRGRRGLLPKPIDDIETYWSGPEKAQAQRMLACSFVGSRESVRAQLQAFIEKTKADELIVASAIFDHAARKRSYELLAEIQPALGLVAVAA from the coding sequence ATGTTCCCGCTTTCCATCCTCGACCTCGCCTTCATTGCCGAGGGGTCGACCGCAGCAGACGCCCTCCACAACAGCCGCGACCTCGCCCGCCATGCCGAAAGGCTCGGCTACACCCGCTTCTGGCTGGCCGAGCACCACAATATGACCGGCATCGCCAGCGCCGCGACCTCGGTCGCGATCGGCTACGTCGCCGAAGGCACCAAATCGATCCGCGTCGGGGCCGGCGGGATCATGCTGCCGAACCATTCGCCAATCGTGATCGCCGAGCAGTTCGGCACGCTGGAGACGCTCTATCCCGGCCGCATCGACCTCGGGCTCGGCCGTGCGCCCGGCACCGACCAGCGCACCTGGCGCGCGCTGCGGCGCGAGGCCGACGCGTCCGAGCGCTTCCCGCAGGACGTGCTGGAGTTGCAGGCGCTGCTCGGACCGTTGCAGCCGGATCAGGTGATCCAGGCCGTGCCGGGCACCAACACCAATGTCCCGCTCTGGATTCTCGGCTCCAGCCTGTTCGGCTCGCAGCTCGCCGCCGTGCTCGGCCTGCCCTACGCCTTCGCCTCGCATTTCTCGCCGGATGCGCTGATGGACGCGCTGGCCGTCTATCGCGAGCGCTTCCAGTCCTCGACCCAGCTCGACAGGCCCTACGCGATGGTCGGCTGCAACGTTGTCGTCGCCGAGACGGACGCCGAAGCGCATCACCTCTTCACTTCGGTGCAGCAGCGCTTCGCCGACATGCTGCGCGGCCGGCGTGGCCTGCTGCCGAAGCCGATCGACGACATCGAGACCTATTGGTCCGGCCCGGAGAAGGCGCAGGCGCAGCGCATGCTGGCCTGCTCCTTCGTCGGTTCGCGCGAGAGCGTGCGGGCGCAGTTGCAGGCCTTCATCGAGAAGACCAAGGCGGACGAGCTGATCGTCGCCTCGGCGATCTTCGACCATGCGGCCCGCAAGCGCTCCTACGAGCTGCTGGCAGAGATCCAGCCGGCACTGGGATTGGTGGCGGTCGCAGCCTGA
- a CDS encoding nuclear transport factor 2 family protein — protein sequence MSEETVTSDLFDRWQRVWVDGEFDLVPSCLGEHYIRHDHNGDRVVARDDYAAELAQLRKDRPGISVTVYDHAFKGNRAWFRFAFKWSDLETGEPRQQAGMQSYRTEGGKLVETWMSMMPTGSRWSDAEAQDTWTSAPPIK from the coding sequence ATGTCAGAAGAGACAGTTACGAGTGATCTGTTCGACCGTTGGCAACGGGTGTGGGTCGACGGGGAGTTTGACCTCGTGCCCAGCTGTCTAGGCGAACATTACATCAGGCACGACCATAATGGAGATCGGGTCGTCGCGCGTGATGACTATGCCGCCGAACTTGCGCAACTTCGCAAGGATCGCCCCGGCATCAGCGTCACCGTCTACGATCACGCGTTCAAGGGGAACCGCGCGTGGTTTCGGTTCGCCTTCAAATGGTCTGATCTGGAGACCGGCGAGCCGCGCCAGCAGGCGGGCATGCAATCCTACCGGACCGAAGGAGGCAAGCTCGTCGAGACCTGGATGTCCATGATGCCCACGGGCTCGCGATGGAGCGATGCCGAGGCCCAGGATACCTGGACGAGTGCCCCGCCTATCAAATAG
- the rpsA gene encoding 30S ribosomal protein S1, protein MSAVESYSAGREDFAALLEESFTRNEALEGTVIKGKVVAIEKDMAIIDVGLKTEGRVALKEFTGPGRDEELKVGDEVEVYLDRIENALGEAVISRDKARREESWVKLEKAFEAREKVMGNIFNTVKGGYTVDLDGAVAFLPRSQVDIRPIRDVGPLMGQPQPFEILKMDRRRGNIVVSRRTVLEETRAEARSELVASLEEGQVIDGVVKNITEYGAFVDLGGIDGLLHVTDMAWRRVNHPSEVVTIGQTVKVKIIKINQETHRISLGIKQLLADPWDGIAARYPVGTRLKGRVTNITDYGAFVEVEPGIEGLIHVSEMSWTKKNVHPGKIVSTSQEVDVAILEVDQVKRRISLGLKQTLRNPWEVFAEQHPAGSVVEGEVKNKTEFGLFLGLEGDIDGMIHLSDLDWNRPGEQVIEEYKKGDMLQAVVLDVDVEKERISLGLKQLGGDPFVDAGEFKKGQVVTCEIIDVKDGGLDVKISGTDMTTFIKRAEIARDRAEQRPERFAAGEKVDARVILFDKKARKIQVSIKALEVAEEREAMATYGSADSGASLGDILGAALKKATTDKK, encoded by the coding sequence ATGTCAGCTGTCGAAAGCTATAGCGCGGGTCGCGAGGATTTCGCCGCCCTGCTCGAGGAATCGTTCACCCGGAACGAGGCCCTCGAAGGTACCGTCATCAAGGGCAAGGTCGTTGCCATTGAGAAGGACATGGCGATCATCGACGTCGGTCTGAAGACCGAAGGTCGCGTCGCCCTCAAGGAATTCACCGGCCCGGGCCGGGACGAGGAGCTCAAGGTCGGCGACGAGGTCGAGGTCTATCTCGACCGGATCGAGAACGCGCTCGGCGAAGCCGTCATCTCGCGCGACAAGGCCCGCCGTGAAGAGAGCTGGGTCAAGCTCGAGAAGGCGTTCGAGGCCCGCGAGAAGGTCATGGGCAACATCTTCAACACGGTCAAGGGTGGCTACACCGTCGATCTCGACGGCGCCGTCGCCTTCCTGCCGCGTTCGCAGGTGGACATCCGCCCGATCCGCGACGTCGGCCCGCTGATGGGTCAGCCGCAGCCCTTCGAGATCCTCAAGATGGATCGTCGCCGCGGCAACATCGTCGTCTCGCGCCGCACCGTGCTCGAAGAGACTCGCGCCGAGGCTCGTTCCGAGCTCGTCGCCTCGCTCGAAGAGGGCCAGGTCATCGACGGCGTCGTCAAGAACATCACCGAATACGGTGCGTTCGTTGATCTCGGCGGCATTGACGGCCTGCTGCACGTGACCGACATGGCCTGGCGCCGCGTCAACCATCCGTCCGAGGTCGTGACCATCGGCCAGACGGTCAAGGTCAAGATCATCAAGATCAACCAGGAGACGCATCGCATCTCGCTCGGCATCAAGCAGCTGCTGGCCGATCCGTGGGATGGCATCGCCGCTCGTTATCCGGTCGGTACGCGCCTCAAGGGTCGTGTCACCAACATCACGGACTACGGCGCGTTCGTCGAAGTGGAGCCGGGCATCGAAGGCCTGATCCACGTCTCCGAGATGTCCTGGACCAAGAAGAACGTCCACCCCGGCAAGATCGTCTCGACCTCGCAGGAAGTCGACGTCGCGATCCTCGAGGTCGATCAGGTCAAGCGCCGCATCTCGCTCGGCCTCAAGCAGACCCTGCGCAACCCGTGGGAAGTCTTCGCCGAGCAGCATCCGGCTGGTTCGGTCGTCGAGGGCGAGGTCAAGAACAAGACAGAGTTTGGTCTGTTCCTCGGCCTCGAGGGCGACATCGACGGCATGATCCATCTGTCGGACCTGGATTGGAACCGTCCGGGCGAGCAGGTGATCGAGGAGTACAAGAAGGGCGACATGCTCCAGGCGGTCGTCCTCGATGTCGACGTCGAGAAGGAGCGCATCTCGCTCGGCTTGAAGCAGCTTGGCGGCGATCCCTTCGTGGATGCCGGCGAGTTCAAGAAGGGCCAGGTCGTGACCTGCGAGATCATCGACGTCAAGGACGGTGGTCTCGACGTCAAGATCTCCGGCACGGACATGACAACCTTCATCAAGCGCGCCGAAATCGCGCGTGACCGTGCCGAGCAGCGCCCCGAGCGCTTCGCGGCCGGCGAGAAGGTCGACGCCCGCGTCATCCTCTTCGACAAGAAGGCCCGCAAGATCCAGGTCTCGATCAAGGCCCTGGAAGTGGCCGAGGAGCGCGAGGCGATGGCCACCTACGGCTCGGCCGACTCGGGTGCTTCGCTCGGCGACATCCTCGGCGCCGCCCTCAAGAAGGCGACGACCGACAAGAAGTGA
- a CDS encoding Hsp70 family protein: MQDAAIGIDFGTTNSVVALARPDGSVTTRSFATRQGAVDAYRSALMFWREGRPPHAHVTHVSGPDALDMALGMTTEHRFLQSLKTHLSSRAFQETRLFGKLFRLEDLIAVFLSDLSAGLDDLGERSVLSGRPVVFAGDRPDETLALSRLSAAYGKAGMSKVDFAYEPLGAAYWYARDLKTPQTMLVADFGGGTSDFSVMRFEPGGNGTLQAVPLSHAGVGIAGDTFDYRIIEHAVSPLLGKGSDYLSFGKRLPIPAHYHAAFAQWHRLSLMKSRETMTELKALIRDAVEPGRLEDLMTVIEYDLGYELYRAVSATKIALSSQEEAQLSFDQMGVRIDRTVTRALFDRWIAEDVAAIEGALDEALATAGVAGDKIEAVFMTGGTSYVPAVRALFDRRFSPQRIHIGDAFRSVASGLALLALDRQRALAAA; the protein is encoded by the coding sequence ATGCAGGACGCAGCGATCGGGATCGATTTCGGCACCACGAACAGCGTGGTCGCGCTCGCACGTCCTGATGGTTCGGTGACGACCCGCAGCTTCGCCACCAGGCAGGGCGCCGTCGACGCCTATCGCTCGGCGCTGATGTTCTGGCGCGAGGGCCGCCCGCCCCACGCCCATGTCACCCATGTCAGCGGCCCCGACGCACTCGACATGGCGCTCGGCATGACCACCGAGCACCGCTTCCTGCAATCGCTGAAGACGCATCTGTCGAGCCGCGCCTTCCAGGAGACGCGCCTGTTCGGCAAGCTCTTTCGGCTGGAGGATCTGATCGCAGTCTTCCTGAGCGACCTCTCCGCCGGGCTGGACGACCTCGGCGAGCGCAGCGTCCTCTCCGGCCGCCCCGTCGTCTTCGCCGGCGACCGGCCCGACGAGACGCTGGCGCTCTCGCGCCTCTCGGCCGCCTATGGCAAGGCCGGCATGAGCAAGGTCGATTTCGCCTATGAGCCGCTCGGCGCCGCCTACTGGTACGCACGCGATCTCAAGACGCCGCAGACCATGCTGGTCGCAGACTTCGGCGGCGGCACCAGCGACTTCTCGGTGATGCGCTTCGAGCCCGGTGGCAATGGGACCTTGCAGGCCGTGCCGCTCTCCCATGCCGGTGTCGGTATCGCCGGCGACACCTTCGACTACCGCATCATCGAGCACGCGGTCTCGCCGCTGCTCGGCAAGGGCTCGGACTATCTCTCCTTCGGCAAGCGCCTGCCGATCCCGGCGCATTACCACGCCGCCTTCGCGCAATGGCACCGGCTCTCGCTGATGAAGAGCCGGGAGACGATGACCGAGCTCAAGGCGCTGATCCGCGACGCAGTCGAGCCCGGCAGGCTCGAGGATCTGATGACGGTGATCGAATACGATCTCGGCTACGAGCTCTATCGTGCCGTCTCGGCGACCAAGATCGCGCTCTCCTCGCAGGAGGAGGCGCAGCTCAGCTTCGACCAGATGGGCGTGCGCATCGACCGCACCGTGACGCGGGCCCTGTTCGACCGCTGGATCGCCGAGGATGTCGCGGCGATTGAAGGCGCTCTCGACGAGGCGCTGGCCACCGCCGGCGTCGCCGGCGACAAGATCGAGGCGGTGTTCATGACCGGCGGCACCTCCTATGTGCCGGCGGTGCGCGCCTTGTTCGACCGGCGCTTCAGCCCGCAGCGCATCCATATCGGCGACGCCTTCCGCTCGGTCGCGAGCGGCCTTGCCCTGCTCGCGCTCGACCGGCAGCGGGCGCTCGCCGCGGCCTGA
- a CDS encoding cupin domain-containing protein — MPENTYRAINFAEKLGHIHEQWQPRVMAELNDYQIKIVKIEGDFIWHDHPETDEAFLVIEGSLRIDFRDGSVTVGPGEMFVVPKGKEHKPFAEKEVCMLLIEPRGTLNTGHEGGARTAQNDLWV; from the coding sequence ATGCCCGAAAACACCTATCGCGCCATCAACTTCGCCGAGAAGCTCGGCCACATTCACGAGCAATGGCAGCCGCGCGTCATGGCCGAGCTCAACGATTATCAGATCAAGATCGTCAAGATCGAAGGCGACTTCATCTGGCACGATCATCCCGAGACCGACGAAGCCTTCCTCGTGATCGAGGGCTCGCTGCGGATCGACTTCCGCGACGGTTCGGTCACCGTCGGCCCCGGCGAGATGTTCGTCGTGCCCAAGGGCAAGGAGCACAAGCCTTTCGCCGAAAAGGAGGTCTGCATGCTGCTGATCGAGCCGCGCGGCACGCTCAACACCGGCCACGAGGGCGGCGCGCGGACGGCGCAGAACGATCTCTGGGTCTGA
- the sppA gene encoding signal peptide peptidase SppA encodes MSSDADLLADRRSLRRKLSLWRLLALAGVVVMVVAGALVWSGRLPGSTAQAHIARVTISGFISGDRRTLELIKSLEESRASAVLLSIDSPGGTVTGSEAVYDAVRRLAAKKPVIAVVDGMAASGGYIVALGSERIVARQTSIVGSIGVIAQIPNVARLLDTIGVKFEITRSSPLKAAPSGLEPTSPEAAAETARVIADNYDWFKRLVGERRKLADPEIAAVSDGRVHSGRQAIKLKLIDEVGSEQEAIAWLEREKGVGKDLPVRDWRRRSESSSYGLWSASEAMARAAGLEELAALLARAAETPVGLRLDAPLALWQPAVEK; translated from the coding sequence ATGTCGTCCGATGCCGATCTGCTCGCCGATCGTCGCAGCTTGCGGCGCAAGCTTTCGCTCTGGCGGTTGCTCGCGCTTGCCGGCGTCGTCGTCATGGTCGTCGCCGGCGCGCTCGTCTGGAGCGGGCGCCTGCCGGGCAGCACCGCCCAGGCGCATATCGCGCGCGTCACCATTTCCGGCTTTATCTCCGGCGATCGCCGCACGCTCGAGCTGATCAAGTCGCTGGAGGAAAGCCGCGCCAGCGCCGTGCTGCTCAGCATCGACAGCCCGGGCGGCACTGTGACCGGCTCCGAAGCCGTCTATGATGCGGTCCGCCGTCTTGCCGCCAAGAAGCCCGTCATCGCGGTGGTCGACGGCATGGCCGCCTCCGGCGGCTATATCGTCGCGCTCGGCAGCGAGCGCATCGTCGCACGCCAGACTTCGATAGTCGGCTCGATCGGCGTGATCGCCCAGATTCCCAATGTCGCCCGGCTTCTCGACACGATCGGCGTCAAGTTCGAGATCACACGCTCGAGCCCGCTCAAGGCGGCGCCGAGCGGCCTCGAGCCGACTTCGCCGGAGGCGGCCGCCGAGACTGCTCGCGTGATCGCCGACAATTACGACTGGTTCAAGCGGCTGGTCGGCGAACGCCGCAAGCTCGCCGACCCCGAGATCGCCGCAGTGTCCGACGGCCGCGTCCATTCCGGCCGCCAGGCGATCAAGCTCAAGCTCATCGACGAGGTCGGCAGCGAGCAGGAGGCGATCGCCTGGCTCGAGCGCGAGAAGGGTGTCGGCAAAGATCTGCCCGTGCGCGACTGGCGCCGCCGCAGCGAATCCTCCTCCTATGGCCTGTGGAGCGCAAGCGAAGCGATGGCGCGCGCCGCCGGCCTGGAGGAGCTCGCGGCCCTGCTCGCGCGTGCTGCTGAAACTCCGGTTGGACTGCGGCTTGACGCGCCCTTGGCGCTCTGGCAGCCTGCCGTCGAAAAGTGA
- the ihfB gene encoding integration host factor subunit beta, translated as MIKSELVQRIAERNTHLYQRDIENIVGSILDEVVKALARGDRVELRGFGAFSTKERAARVGRNPRTGDSVKVDQKFVPVFKTGKELRMRLNGKA; from the coding sequence ATGATAAAATCAGAACTCGTCCAGCGCATCGCCGAGCGCAACACCCATCTCTACCAGCGCGATATCGAGAACATCGTCGGCTCGATCCTCGACGAGGTCGTCAAGGCGCTCGCGCGTGGCGACCGGGTCGAGCTGCGCGGCTTCGGCGCCTTCTCGACCAAGGAGCGTGCCGCCCGGGTCGGCCGCAATCCGCGCACCGGCGATTCCGTCAAGGTCGACCAGAAGTTCGTGCCGGTCTTCAAGACCGGCAAGGAGCTGCGCATGCGGCTGAACGGCAAGGCCTGA
- a CDS encoding LapA family protein — MKAFFKALVLVPVALIVVLFSVANRAPVRVSFDPISRDAPAFALDLPLFAVILAAIAVGILIGGFASWLAQGKHRKAARVNRREADKLRGEAQSLRAAVPDSALPALTSRV, encoded by the coding sequence ATGAAGGCTTTCTTCAAGGCGCTGGTGCTCGTTCCGGTGGCGCTGATCGTGGTGCTGTTCTCGGTGGCGAACCGCGCCCCGGTCCGGGTCTCGTTCGATCCGATCAGCCGCGATGCGCCGGCCTTCGCGCTCGACCTGCCGCTCTTTGCCGTGATCCTCGCCGCCATCGCCGTCGGCATCCTGATCGGCGGCTTCGCCTCCTGGCTGGCGCAGGGCAAGCATCGCAAGGCGGCGCGGGTCAATCGTCGCGAGGCCGACAAGCTGCGTGGCGAGGCGCAGTCGCTGCGCGCCGCCGTGCCGGATTCGGCGCTGCCGGCGCTGACCAGCCGCGTCTGA
- a CDS encoding ornithine cyclodeaminase family protein produces MRFFSAAEIDGLLNFPALVDALAEAFRGGIVTPVRHHHEVERPDAAATLLLMPAWTAPEEKPAFLGTKVVTVFPGNAAVSLPSVMGSYLLMDGASGAPLAALDGARLTLWRTAAASALASRMLERPDTKRMLMVGAGALSTFLVKAHRSVRHFEDIAIWARRPEAAAEVVAELSRDGIEARVADNLEAEARQADLISCATLSREPLIQGRWLKRTAHLDLVGAFNLSMREADDEALQRAHVFVDTQAALHEGGDVAVAIKAGTYTAEQVSGTLAGLCRGEYDAAAERDDVTLFKSVGTALEDLAAAMLVWKLAN; encoded by the coding sequence ATGCGCTTCTTCTCCGCCGCCGAGATCGACGGCCTGCTGAATTTCCCCGCTTTGGTCGATGCGCTCGCCGAAGCCTTCCGCGGCGGCATCGTCACGCCGGTGCGTCATCACCATGAGGTCGAACGCCCGGATGCGGCCGCGACTCTCCTGCTGATGCCGGCCTGGACGGCGCCGGAGGAAAAGCCAGCCTTCCTCGGCACCAAGGTCGTCACGGTATTCCCTGGCAATGCCGCGGTGAGCCTGCCGAGCGTGATGGGCAGCTATCTTTTGATGGACGGAGCGAGTGGTGCGCCGCTCGCAGCGCTGGATGGCGCGCGTCTGACGTTGTGGCGCACTGCAGCGGCCTCCGCGCTCGCCTCGCGCATGCTGGAGCGCCCTGACACCAAGCGGATGCTGATGGTCGGCGCCGGTGCACTTTCGACCTTCCTGGTCAAGGCGCATCGCAGCGTCCGCCATTTCGAGGACATCGCGATCTGGGCTCGGCGACCCGAGGCTGCCGCCGAGGTCGTGGCCGAGCTGTCACGCGACGGCATCGAAGCGCGCGTCGCGGACAATCTGGAAGCCGAGGCGCGTCAGGCCGACCTCATCTCCTGCGCGACGCTGTCGCGCGAGCCGCTGATCCAGGGCCGCTGGCTGAAACGTACTGCCCATCTCGATCTGGTAGGCGCCTTCAACCTGTCGATGCGCGAGGCCGATGACGAGGCGCTGCAACGCGCCCATGTCTTCGTCGATACGCAAGCCGCGCTGCATGAGGGCGGCGACGTTGCCGTCGCGATCAAGGCGGGGACCTACACGGCGGAGCAGGTTTCCGGCACTCTGGCCGGTCTCTGTCGCGGCGAATATGACGCCGCCGCCGAGCGCGACGACGTCACCTTGTTCAAGTCAGTCGGCACCGCGCTCGAGGATCTCGCTGCCGCCATGCTGGTCTGGAAGCTGGCGAACTGA
- a CDS encoding DUF3309 family protein, which translates to MSTLLIIILLVILLGGGGYYGHRSYGGAGLGGVVGLVLTIVIVLWLLGALGGPAVRV; encoded by the coding sequence ATGTCCACACTCCTCATCATCATCCTGCTCGTCATCCTGCTCGGCGGCGGCGGGTATTATGGCCATCGAAGCTATGGCGGAGCCGGCCTCGGCGGTGTTGTCGGCCTGGTCCTGACCATCGTGATCGTGCTGTGGCTGCTCGGGGCCCTAGGCGGCCCGGCCGTCAGGGTCTGA